The proteins below are encoded in one region of Populus alba chromosome 2, ASM523922v2, whole genome shotgun sequence:
- the LOC118042277 gene encoding protein-ribulosamine 3-kinase, chloroplastic, producing the protein MVASYIGISSLNSSCFPPRPCFAKRKPFAVSAAMSDDPISDWILSEGNATQITRTSPIGGGCINNARRYDTDAGSFFVKTNRGIGPSMFEGEALGLGSMYETRTIRVPRPFKVGPLPTGGSYIIMEFIEFGASRGNQSVLGRKLAEMHKAGKSEKGFGFDVDNTIGSTPQINTWTSDWIEFYGKHRLGYQLKLALDQYGDSTIYQKGKRLVKNMAPLFQNIVIEPCLLHGDLWSGNISSDKNGEPVILDPACYYGHNEAEFGMSWCAGFGGSFYNAYFEVMPKQPGFEKRREIYLLYHYLNHYNLFGSSYRSSAMSIIDDYLLMLGV; encoded by the exons TTTCAGCTGCAATGAGCGATGATCCAATCAGTGATTGGATTTTGTCAGAAGGAAATGCAACCCAGATAACACGAACTAGTCCCATTGGTGGTGGTTGTATCAACAATGCAAGGCGTTATGACACTGATGCTGGTTCTTTCtttgtaaaaacaaacag GGGTATTGGACCATCCATGTTTGAGGGAGAGGCTCTTGGCCTGGGTTCTATGTATGAAACCAGAACAATCCGGGTACCTAGGCCATTTAAG GTTGGACCCCTACCAACAGGTGGATCATACATCATTATGGAGTTTATCGAATTTGGGGCATCTAGAGGCAATCAG TCTGTTCTAGGGAGAAAGCTTGCTGAAATGCATAAAGCTGGGAAATCTGAAAAAGGCTTTGGTTTCGATGTTGATAATACCATTGGCAG TACTCCACAGATAAACACTTGGACATCAGACTGGATAGAGTTTTACGGAAAGCACAGATTGGGTTACCAACTTAAGTTGGCATTAGATCAATATGGTGATTCAACCATTTATCAAAAAG GAAAAAGATTGGTGAAGAACATGGCACCTCTctttcaaaacattgtcatagAGCCATGCTTACTTCATGGAGACTTGTGGAGTGGGAATATTAGCTCTGACAAGAATGGCGAGCCTGTTATACTAGACCCAGCATGCTATT ATGGACACAATGAAGCAGAATTTGGAATGTCATGGTGTGCTGGTTTTGGAGGATCATTTTACAATGCTTATTTTGAG GTGATGCCCAAACAACCAGGCTTTGAGAAGAGGAGAGAGATCTATTTGCTGTATCACTACCTGAATCATTACAATCTCTTTGGTTCCAGTTATCGGTCATCAGCAATGTCAATAATAGATGATTATCTGCTGATGCTAGGAGTGTAA
- the LOC118042305 gene encoding two-component response regulator ORR26 isoform X2: protein MIETHLPDMDQYEIIGTVRAMSSLPIVVFSADNNVSAMLVWLYKGAALYLMKPIVKNDVKNLWQLTYRKKKKITVSSVRSNSFHAGLAEENASSVTTGIPSLLSTTGQSDQMGKRKELEEIDIDDEDNDNLTVLKKPELVWTNELHNRFLQAIRILGVDGAHPKKILQHMNVSGLKKENVSSHLQKYRLSLKREQDATQKTMIRDHHPSLTLNLQGGFSQFTNPQFFMAISQSEHTNNIQNYLCSPASMHSLGSAHSLTRVNTNYDGMLIPSYGQQSKQLDRTYPNCSHTGIGTTNDGNFASLGQKGNHNVEEHLN, encoded by the exons ATGATAGAAACTCACTTGCCTGATATGGATCAATATGAGATCATTGGGACAGTGAGAGCAATGTCTTCTTTGCCCATTGTCG TTTTTTCAGCTGATAACAATGTGAGTGCCATGTTAGTCTGGCTGTATAAAGGGGCTGCACTTTATCTTATGAAGCCAATTGTCAAGAATGATGTAAAAAACCTTTGGCAGTTaacatatagaaagaaaaaaaagataactgTATCTAGCGTACGATCAAACAGCTTTCATGCTGGGTTGGCAGAGGAGAATGCTTCAAGTGTGACCACAGGGATCCCATCACTCTTAAGTACCACGGGGCAGAGTGACCAAATGGGGAAAAGAAAGGAGCTAGAAGAGATAGATATCGATGATGAAGATAATGACAATTTGACTGTTCTAAAGAAGCCAGAGCTTGTTTGGACTAATGAGCTGCATAACAGATTCTTGCAAGCTATCAGGATATTAGGCGTTGATG GTGCCCATCCAAAGAAAATACTACAGCACATGAATGTCTCAGggctaaagaaagaaaatgtttcAAGCCATTTACAG AAATATCGTCTTTCCTTGAAGCGGGAACAAGATGCAACACAGAAGACCATGATTAGAGATCACCATCCTTCATTGACTTTGAATTTACAAGGAGGGTTTTCTCAATTCACAAACCCGCAATTCTTCATGGCAATATCTCAATCAGAACACACAAACAATATCCAGAATTATCTCTGTAGTCCTGCGTCAATGCATTCCCTTGGTTCTGCACATTCTCTTACTCGAGTGAACACAAACTATGATGGCATGTTGATTCCTAGCTATGGGCAACAAAGCAAACAGCTAGACCGTACTTACCCCAATTGCAGTCATACTGGAATTGGGACTACTAATGATGGGAACTTTGCAAGTTTAGGACAGAAAGGAAATCATAATGTGGAAGAACATCTCAATTAA
- the LOC118042278 gene encoding uncharacterized protein, with the protein MNNNNTTPPPLPDLILSLEQATLMAKQLPSTTDPTHLLQIYSSLHQAHHHLSSFLSQNHQLPSFPLQPPPQENSLSSATGADENGDEPMQVGDDDEENSNKVVSIEKVEERMKDCFIKNKRPKRPLSPSTVAVAEERRMYDDGFGGGIVGFDPRETRLRALDLIYQFHG; encoded by the coding sequence atgaacaacaacaacaccacACCACCGCCACTACCAGACCTGATACTATCATTAGAGCAAGCAACACTAATGGCTAAACAACTCCCATCAACAACTGACCCAACCCACCTCCTCCAAATCTATTCCTCTCTCCACCAAGCCCACCATCACCTCTCCTCCTTCCTCTCCCAAAACCACCAACTCCCTTCTTTCCCACTTCAACCCCCACCACAAGAGAACTCTCTCTCCTCGGCAACTGGAGCTGATGAGAATGGAGACGAGCCTATGCAAGTtggagatgatgatgaagagaATTCCAACAAGGTGGTGTCTATTGAGAAGGTAGAGGAGAGGATGAAAGATTGTTTTATTAAGAATAAGAGGCCTAAAAGGCCTCTTTCTCCATCAACGGTGGCGGTGGCGGAGGAGAGGAGGATGTATGATGATGGGTTTGGGGGAGGAATTGTGGGCTTTGATCCCCGTGAGACTAGGTTGAGGGCTTTGGATCTTATCTACCAGTTTCATGGCTGA
- the LOC118042305 gene encoding putative two-component response regulator-like APRR4 isoform X1, which translates to MTSEQFLSVEVTKNNASSLAKGIRILVVESDPTCLRIVSKMLQAFGYEVTTATRATDALHILREKEDEINLIMIETHLPDMDQYEIIGTVRAMSSLPIVVFSADNNVSAMLVWLYKGAALYLMKPIVKNDVKNLWQLTYRKKKKITVSSVRSNSFHAGLAEENASSVTTGIPSLLSTTGQSDQMGKRKELEEIDIDDEDNDNLTVLKKPELVWTNELHNRFLQAIRILGVDGAHPKKILQHMNVSGLKKENVSSHLQKYRLSLKREQDATQKTMIRDHHPSLTLNLQGGFSQFTNPQFFMAISQSEHTNNIQNYLCSPASMHSLGSAHSLTRVNTNYDGMLIPSYGQQSKQLDRTYPNCSHTGIGTTNDGNFASLGQKGNHNVEEHLN; encoded by the exons ATGACTAGTGAGCAGTTTCTCTCAGTTGAAGTTACAAAAAATAATGCTAGCTCATTAGCTAAAGGTATTAGAATCTTGGTTGTGGAAAGTGATCCTACATGCCTCAGAATTGTGTCAAAAATGCTTCAGGCATTTGGATATGAAG TTACAACTGCTACACGAGCCACTGATGCATTGCACATTTTACGGgagaaagaagatgaaattaaccTTATTATGATAGAAACTCACTTGCCTGATATGGATCAATATGAGATCATTGGGACAGTGAGAGCAATGTCTTCTTTGCCCATTGTCG TTTTTTCAGCTGATAACAATGTGAGTGCCATGTTAGTCTGGCTGTATAAAGGGGCTGCACTTTATCTTATGAAGCCAATTGTCAAGAATGATGTAAAAAACCTTTGGCAGTTaacatatagaaagaaaaaaaagataactgTATCTAGCGTACGATCAAACAGCTTTCATGCTGGGTTGGCAGAGGAGAATGCTTCAAGTGTGACCACAGGGATCCCATCACTCTTAAGTACCACGGGGCAGAGTGACCAAATGGGGAAAAGAAAGGAGCTAGAAGAGATAGATATCGATGATGAAGATAATGACAATTTGACTGTTCTAAAGAAGCCAGAGCTTGTTTGGACTAATGAGCTGCATAACAGATTCTTGCAAGCTATCAGGATATTAGGCGTTGATG GTGCCCATCCAAAGAAAATACTACAGCACATGAATGTCTCAGggctaaagaaagaaaatgtttcAAGCCATTTACAG AAATATCGTCTTTCCTTGAAGCGGGAACAAGATGCAACACAGAAGACCATGATTAGAGATCACCATCCTTCATTGACTTTGAATTTACAAGGAGGGTTTTCTCAATTCACAAACCCGCAATTCTTCATGGCAATATCTCAATCAGAACACACAAACAATATCCAGAATTATCTCTGTAGTCCTGCGTCAATGCATTCCCTTGGTTCTGCACATTCTCTTACTCGAGTGAACACAAACTATGATGGCATGTTGATTCCTAGCTATGGGCAACAAAGCAAACAGCTAGACCGTACTTACCCCAATTGCAGTCATACTGGAATTGGGACTACTAATGATGGGAACTTTGCAAGTTTAGGACAGAAAGGAAATCATAATGTGGAAGAACATCTCAATTAA